In a single window of the Falco rusticolus isolate bFalRus1 chromosome 11, bFalRus1.pri, whole genome shotgun sequence genome:
- the KDM4A gene encoding lysine-specific demethylase 4A translates to MASELESLNPSARIMTFRPTMEQFRDFSRYIAYVESQGAHRAGLAKIVPPKEWKPRQCYDDIDELVIPAPIQQVVTGQSGLFTQYNIQKKAMTVREFRRIANSDKYCTPRYTDFEDLERKYWKNLTFNAPIYGADVNGTLYDKHVDAWNIGRLNTILDIVENESGITIEGVNTPYLYFGMWKTSFAWHTEDMDLYSINYLHFGEPKSWYSIPPEHGKRLERLAKGFFPGSAQSCEAFLRHKMTLISPSILKKYGIPFDKVTQEAGEFMITFPYSYHAGFNHGFNCAESTNFATLRWIEYGKQSVLCSCRKDMVKISMDVFVRKYQPDRYKLWKAGKDVTVIDHALPTPEAAEFLKGDLMQRVKNGKQCAEEMETGEMCKDEVDGDETKSIPKHRIGTKRHRVCLEVPQEVSESEAFPKEELSSTHYEADMAEPRERATSELVQQGEQRLKLPDRVDSAKFEELKTVKLEEEEEEEQEAAALDLSISHASNSTSALPASKQSATSSVLSSSPAYSGCSDSESTDPLAKRTLPGPAGVLTVHSYAKGDASGSDNEQTSGKKASATASVNEQELAEVAKEYIRSMKESKKSKCRRQPLSKLPRHHPLLVKDCISDDEASEQVTLEEEAEETEAWAKPLSQLWQNRPPNFEAEKEYNRTMAQQSPYCAVCMLFQTYQAECGGNSQNSGATPAAVDGKIRTKPLIPEMCFTTTGCSTDLNLSTPYLEEDGTSVLITCKNCHVCVHASCYGVSPDKATEDWMCSRCTENALEEDCCLCSLRGGALQRANDDKWVHVMCAVAVLEAKFVNIAERSPVDVGKIPLQRFRLKCIFCKKRRKRIAGCCVQCSHGRCPTSFHVSCAQAAGVMMQPDDWPFVVFITCFRHKIPSQAERAKAALQDLSPGQIVISKHKNGRFYQCEVVSLAKEIFYEVNFDDGSFSDNLYPEDIVSRDCLQLGPPAEGEVVQVRWTDGQVYGAKFVASHAIQMYQVEFEDGSQLMVKRDDVYTLEEELPKRVKSRLSIASDMRFTEIFAEKEVRQERKRQRVINSRYREDYIEPALYRAIME, encoded by the exons ATGGCCTCGGAGCTGGAGAGCCTCAACCCCAGCGCGCGGATCATGACCTTCCGCCCCACCATGGAGCAGTTCCGGGACTTCAGCCGGTACATCGCCTACGTGGAGTCGCAGGGCGCCCACCGTGCCGGGCTGGCCAAG ATCGTGCCCCCGAAGGAGTGGAAGCCGCGGCAGTGCTACGATGACATCGACGAGCTCGTCATCCCGGCGCCCATCCAGCAGGTGGTGACGGGGCAGTCCGGCCTCTTCACGCAGTACAACATCCAGAAGAAGGCCATGACGGTCCGCGAGTTCCGCAGGATCGCCAACAGCGACAA ATACTGCACACCCCGCTACACGGACTTTGAAGACCTAGAACGAAAATACTGGAAGAACCTTACGTTCAATGCCCCAATCTACGGTGCTGATGTTAATGGCACGCTTTATGACAAG CATGTAGACGCATGGAACATTGGCAGATTGAACACGATCCTGGATATTGTGGAGAATGAAAGCGGTATAACCATTGAAGGAGTGAATACTCCTTACCTGTATTTCGGCATGTGGAAAACTTCCTTTGCTTGGCATACCGAGGACATGGATCTCTACAGTATTAATTACCTGCATTTTGGGGAACCCAAGTCATG GTACTCTATCCCTCCAGAGCATGGGAAGCGACTGGAGAGACTTGCAAAAG GTTTCTTCCCAGGAAGTGCCCAAAGCTGTGAAGCGTTTCTCCGTCACAAGATGACCCTCATCTCTCCATCAATTCTGAAGAAATATGGCATCCCATTTGATAAG GTGACACAGGAGGCTGGAGAGTTCATGATAACCTTTCCTTATAGCTATCACGCTGGCTTTAATCATGGCTTTAACTGTGCTGAATCTACCAACTTTGCTACTCTTCGGTGGATCGAGTACGGGAAGCAGTCTGTACTG TGCTCATGTCGGAAGGACATGGTGAAGATCTCCATGGATGTGTTTGTGAGGAAGTACCAGCCAGATCGTTACAAGCTTTGGAAAGCCGGGAAGGATGTGACTGTCATTGACCATGCTCTTCCAaccccagaggcagcagagtTCCTTAAAGGGGATCTCATGCAAAGAGTCAAGAATGGGAAACAGTGTGCTGAGGAAATGGAAACGGGAGAGATGTGTAAAGATGAGGTGGATGGAGATGAGACGAAAAG CATCCCCAAGCATCGCATAGGAACAAAAAGACACAGGGTCTGCCTGGAAGTGCCTCAGGAGGTGAGTGAGAGCGAGGCTTTCCCCAAGGAGGAGCTGAGTTCCACACACTATGAAGCAGACATGGCAGAGCCCCGTGAGAGAGCTACGAGTGAACTGGTGCAGCAAGGTGAACAAAGACTCAAGCTGCCAG ATCGTGTGGACTCAGCCAAATTTGAGGAACTGAAAACAGTGAAGcttgaggaggaagaagaggaagaacaagaagcagctgcattGGATCTTTCCATTTCACATGCTTCAAATTCCACTTCAGCATTGCCAGCTTCAAAGCAGAGTGCAACGTCCAGTGTTCTGTCCAGCTCGCCTGCGTATTCTGGTTGTTCAGACTCTGAATCGACTGATCCACTGGCAAAACGAACTCTTCCTGGGCCAGCTGGGGTGCTTACAGTCCATAGCTATGCTAAAGGGGATGCCAGCGGATCTGACAATGAACAGACTTCAGGAAAGAAGGCCAGTGCCACCGCCAGTGTGAATGAGCAAGAACTGGCAGAG GTAGCAAAGGAATACATAAGGTCAATGAAGGAGAGTAAGAAGTCCAAGTGTCGTCGCCAGCCATTGAGCAAGCTCCCACGCCATCACCCTCTCTTGGTTAAAGACTGCATTAGTGATGATG AGGCATCAGAGCAAGTAACTCTGGAAGAAGAGGCTGAGGAAACAGAAGCATGGGCCAAGCCACTTAGCCAGCTGTGGCAGAACCGGCCACCAAATTTTGAGGCTGAAAAAGAATACAATCGGACCATGGCTCAACAGTCTCCTTACTGTGCTGTTTGTATGCTCTTCCAGACGTATCAG GCAGAGTGTGGAGGCAACAGTCAAAACTCTGGAGCAACTCCAGCTGCTGTGGATGGGAAGATCCGAACCAAACCCCTGATTCCTGAGATGTGCTTTACTACAACTGGCTGCAGCACTGACCTCAACCTTTCAACCCCCTACTTAGAGGAAGATGGAACCAGTGTACTCATCACCTGCAAGAACTGCCATGTCTGTGTTCATGCAA GTTGTTATGGTGTGTCCCCTGACAAGGCCACTGAAGACTGGATGTGCTCCAGGTGTACAGAAAATGCCTTAGAAGAG GACTGCTGTTTGTGTTCATTACGAGGAGGAGCACTGCAGAGAGCCAATGATGACAA GTGGGTTCATGTGATGTGTGCTGTAGCTGTACTGGAGGCGAAATTTGTGAACATCGCAGAGCGAAGTCCTGTAGATGTTGGCAAAATCCCCCTGCAACGTTTCAGACTG AAATGCATCTTCTGCAAGAAACGAAGAAAGAGAATTGCAGGTTGCTGTGTACAGTGTTCACATGGTCGGTGTCCCACATCCTTTCACGTCAGCTGTGCCCAAGCAGCAGGAGTCATGATGCAGCCTGATGACTGGCCATTTGTTGTCTTCATTACCTGCTTCAGGCATAAGATTCCATCTCAGGCAGAG cGAGCCAAGGCTGCACTCCAGGATCTGTCACCTGGACAGATAGTCATCAGCAAGCACAAGAACGGTCGATTCTATCAGTGTGAAGTGGTCAGCCTTGCAAAGGAGATTTTCTACGAGGTCAACTTTGATGATGGTTCCTTCAGTGATAACCTGTATCCAGAGGACATTGTG AGTCGAGACTGTCTTCAGTTAGGTCCCCCTGCTGAAGGAGAAGTTGTGCAGGTGAGATGGACAGATGGACAAGTTTATGGAGCCAAGTTTGTCGCATCACATGCCATCCAGATGTACCAG gtGGAATTTGAAGATGGATCACAGCTGATGGTGAAAAGGGATGATGTGTATACTCTTGAAGAGGAGCTTCCTAAGAGAGTGAAGTCAAGGCTG tcAATAGCTTCGGATATGCGCTTCACGGAGATCTTCGCAGAGAAAGAGGTCAGACAAGAGAGGAAGAGACAAAGAGTGATCAATTCACGCTACCGTGAAGATTACATTGAACCTGCGTTGTACCGGGCCATCATGGAGTAA